CGGGGCCGCTGCTGACCGACCCGCGCCTTGCGTTGCTTGTGGTGGCCATCGCGGTGCTCTCCTCGGTGGTCCCGTACGCGCTCGAGCAGGTGGTGCTGCGCAAGGTCACCTCCGCGACGTTCGCGGTGCTGTTGGCCATGCTCCCCGCCACGGCGGCCGTCGTGGGGGCCGTGGTGCTGCGCCAGTGGCCGCACGGGCTCGAGATCGTGGGCCTCGGGTGCGTCACGGTGGCGATCATCCTCAGCTCGAGCCGCCCGGCCACCCCGGCGGGCGACGTCACGCCCGGCTGACCCTCACAGGTACTGGCCCGGGCGGGTGTCGGCCGACGGCTGGCCACCCCCCGACTGCGCGGCCTGCGCTTGCGCCTGGGCGGCTTGCGCCATCGGGACGAGGCCCGGCGGCAGCGCCTTGCGCTGCTGCGTCTGCGTCGCCACCTGCTGCGCCACCAGGGCCGTCTGGATGCTCTGGAACAGCCCTTCGAGCCAGCCCACCAGCTGCGCCTGGGCGATCCGCAGCTCGGCGTCGCTCGGAACGGCGCCCTGGCCCAGCGGCAGCGTGAGCCGCTGCAGCTCCTCGAGCAGGTTCCCCGAGATGCCGTCCTCGAGCTCGCGGATCGCCCGGGCGTGCACCTCGGCGAGCCGCACCCTCGCGGCCTCGTCCAGGGGGGCGGTGCGCACCTCGTCGAGCAGCTGCTTGATCATCGAGGCGATCCGCATCACCTTGGACGGCTGGTCCACCAGGCCCGCCGTGGTGTGCTGCTCCGCCGAGCCGTCCTGACCGTCCGCGGCGCCCGCCTGGCTGTCCTGCCCGGTCGCCGCCGCGCCGCCCATGGCCACCGCCGGCATCACCATCGGACGGCCGTCAGGGCCGACCACCACGACCCGCGCGCGAGCCACCGGAACGTGCTGTGAGGGTTCCGAGCCCGTCGACGGCTGCGCGGACTGCGACGTCTCGGGCTGCCCCTGGTCCGGCTGCGGCGTGTCGGACCGCGGCTCCCGGCGTGCCCGGGACCTCGCCCTCGCGGGCTTCGACGGCGGCGCCTGCGGCTCCTGGGCGTCCGGGGCCTCGCGCGGCTCCGGGGTCGCGTCCGTCGTCTCGGGCTTCGTCGACCGCCGCGTGCTGGACCCCGCCCTCGTGGACCCCGCCCTTGTGGACCCCGCCGTTGTGGACCGTGCACTCGTGGACTTCGCGCGCTGCGGGGTCGTGGCGCGGGTCTCCGCCGTCTCCGCGTCCTGCGACGCTGTCTCCGCGTCCTGCGCGGCGCGGGCGGCGTCGTCCTTCGGCTTGCGGCGCTTCCGCGTGGCGGGCGTGTCCTTCTGGTCAGTCGAGCTGCTGTCCGTGGACTTGCTCATTCTCGATTGTCACCCGCTGCGGCGGGGCCCGCACGTGCCCGGCGCCGCCGCCGGACCCGCCGCTAGGGTGACCGGCATGACGTGGCTGACCACTCCTGCCCATGCCCGCTGGCTCGAGCAGGAGACGGATCGCCTCCTCGCCTTCGGGGTCCGCTCGGCCGTCTCGTCCGGAGGGTTCGCGCGTCTCGACGAGCGCGGCGCGGCGCTCGACGGGCCCGCCGAGCTGTGGATCACGTGCCGGATGACGCATGTGTACGCGCTGGGCTCCCTGCTGGGGCGCCCGGGCTGTGCGCCGCTGGTGGACCACGGCCTGGCGGCTCTGCGCGGGATGTTCCACGACGACGAGCACGGGGGCTGGTTCGCCGAGGTCGGAGCCGACGGGCCCACCGACGCCGGGAAGGCGGCGTACCCGCACGCGTTCGTGGTGCTGGCCACGGCGAGCGCTGCCGCGGCGGGCCGACCTGGCGCGCGCGAGCTGTTGGGCGAGGCGCTCGCCGTGTCCGAGCGGCGCTTCTGGGACGACGAGGCCGGCATGGCCGTCGAGGCCTGGGACCCGGCGTTCACCGAGCTGGACCCTTACCGGGGCGTCAACGCGAACATGCACACCGTCGAGGCGTATCTCGCGGCCGCGGACGTCACCGGGGAGCGGGTGTGGCTGGACCGGGCGCTGCGGATCATCGAACGGGTGGTGCACGGCTTCGCCCGCGACAACGCGTGGCGCATCCCGGAGCATTTCGACAGCGACTGGGTCCCGGACCTCGACTACAACGTCGACACTCCCGCGCACCCGTTCCGCCCGTATGGAGCGACCATCGGCCACTGGCTCGAGTGGGCGCGCCTGACCCTCCACGCCCGCGCCGCGCTGACGACGTGGGGGGACGTGGCGCCGGCGTGGATGCTCGACGACGCGGTCGCCCTGTTCGACGCCGCCGTGGCCGAGGGGTGGGACGTGGACGGCGCCCCCGGCTTCGTCTACACGGTGGACTGGACCGGTCGGCCGGTGGTGCGCGAGCGCATGCACTGGGTCGTCGCCGAGGGCATCGCCGCTGCGGCCACCCTGTTCGCCGCCACCGGAGACCCGCGTTTCGACGCCTGGTACGCGACCTGGTGGGACTACGCCGAGCAGCACCTGCTGGACCGCGAGGGCGGCTCCTGGTGGCATGAGCTGGGCCCGGACAACGCGGTCTCGCGCACGGTCTGGGAGGGCAAGGCGGACCTGTACCACGCGGTGCAGGCCACCTTGATCCCGCGCCTGCCGCTCACGCCCGTGCTGGCCCCGGCGCTGGCTGCGGGCCTTCTGGGCTGACCAGCAGCACCTTCCCGAAGACCTCGCCCGAGTCCAGCAGCTCGTGCGCGGCAGCCGCGTCGTCGAGCGGCAGCCGGGCGTGGACCACCGGCCGCAGGCGGCCGTCCGCCAGCATCGGCCACACGTTCTCCCGCACCGCGGCGACGATCGCCGCCTTCTCCTGGGCGGGCCGGGCGCGCAGCGTGGTGCCCACGACGCTGGCGCGGCGGGCCATGAGCTGGCCGAGGTCCAGCTCGCCGCGCCGCCCGCGCTGCGTGCCGATGACGACGAGGCGGCCGCCCGTGGCGAGCATCCGCACGTTCTCGCCGAGCGCCCCGGCGCCCAGCACATCGAGGATCAGGTCCACGCCGCGCCCGTCGGTGGCTTCGAGCACGGTGGCCCGCACGTCGTCGGCACGGTGGTCGATCACGACGTCGGCGCCGAGCCGCGCGCATCCTGCCGCACGCTCGGGGCCGCCGGCCGTGGCGATCACCCGGGCGCCCAGGGCCTTCGCGAGCTGCACCGCCACCGAGCCGACCCCGCCGGAGCCGCCGTGCACCAGCACCGTGGACCCCTCGCGCAGGCCACCTGCGTCCACGAGGTTGGACCAGGCGGTGCACACCGCCTCCGGCAGTCCCGCGGCGTCCACCAGGTCGATGCCGGGAGGGGCGGGGAGCACCTGCGTGGCGCGCACCCGCGCACGGGTGGCGTAGCCGCCGCCGTCAAGCAGGGCCACCACGGGGTCGCCCACCGACCACCCGCCGTCCTCAGGGCCGGCGACCCCGGGGCCTAGCGCGGCGACGTGCCCCGACACCTCCAGGCCCGGCCACTCGGGCGCGCCAGGCGGCGGCGGGTAGTGCCCGGCGCGTTGCAGCAGGTCCGCGCGATTCACCCCCGAAGCGGCCACGTGGAGCAGAACCTCACCCTCTTGGGGGACGGGATCTGCGAGCTCGGCGCTGCGGAGGACGTAGGGTCCGCCAGGGGAATGGACGACGATCGCATGCACATCGGTGAGGTTAGGCCCGAAAGGGACGTACCGCTGAGGGTGAGGTCCGTGGCAAACTCCTCCGCGGGCTAATGGTCTGATGTCCAGGAGCCGATGAGAAGCGAACGATGACCGCCACGCTGGCGCCAGAGAGCCGGTCACCGCCGGTGCGACGCCCTTCACGGGTGAAGGAAAGAGGTCGACATGCTGCGCAGACTTGGCATTCGCGCCAAGGTCCTGGCGGTCCTCGCCGTGCCCATGATCGTGCTTCTCGCCGCCGGCGCGTACATCTCGTACGACGGCCTGCGGACGGCGCGATCTGCGGCGGCAGCCGCCACGGTGGTTGAGGTCCTCGAGGGCTACGCCCCCCTGGGGGTGGCCCTGCAGCAGGAACGAGCGTTGTCCGTGGTCAACGACCGCGACCGCGAGCAGCTCGAGGCAGCCCGTGCGGCGACCAACGCCGCGCTGGCCGCGGTGAAGCCGCTGACGGCCCGGGTCGACTTCTCCCAGTTCCCGTCCGACGTCGTCTCCGCGTTCCAAGAGGCGCAGCTCTCCCACAACGAGTCGATCGGCGCCGTCCGTGAACTCGTCGACTCGGACGCGAACACCACGACCCTGACCCGCGGGTACAACACGATCATCCAGGGCCAGATCAGCCTGGTCAGCCAGATCGCCGACTCGCTGGAGAACCGCGAGCTGGGCCGGTACGTCGGCGCGTACCACGCGCTGATGGTCACCGCCGAGGACCTCGTCAACGAGCTCGCCCTCGCCACGTCGATCATCCGCACGCAGGGCAACTCGGACTCCGTCCTGCGGTCCTACGCGACGCAGACGGCGTCGACCGAGATCTCGCGTGACGCCACCCGCGTCCGGCTGGCCTCGCTGGGCCAGCGCTCGCTCCGCCTGCCGGTGGACGACCCGACGTCGGCGTTCAACCGCAAGCGTGCTCTCGTGTCCGAGGCGGCGCCCGGGAGCAACCTCCCGGCCATCGACGCCCTCACCGAGGACGTCAACAAGCAGCTCTCCACGATCTCCGAGGTCAGTGGCAAGGTGCTCGCCTCCGCGAAGGTCGTCGCCGCGAAGGCGTCGAGCGAGGCGCGGAACACCGCCATCGTGACGATCGCCATCGCCGTCGTTGCCGCACTGGCCTCGTTCGCCTTCGCGATCGTGGTCTCCCGAGGCATCGTCAACCCGCTGCGGCGCCTCACCGGCGCCGCCCAGGACGTCCGCGACCAGCTCCCGAAGCTCGTCGAGCAGGTCACCGTCCCCGGTGAGGGGCCCGGCCTCGAGCTGGTCCAGATCCCGGTGGACTCCTCCGACGAGGTGGGCCAGCTCGCGGCCGCGTTCAACTCGGTCAACGCCACCACGCTGCAGGTCGCCCAGGAGCAGGCCGCCCTGCGTGGGTCGATCGCGGAGATGTTCGTCAACGTCGCCCGTCGGGACCAGGTCCTCCTCAACCGCCAGCTGTCGTTCATCGACTCGCTCGAGCGCGCTGAGGAAGACCCGAACACGCTGGCGAACCTGTTCCGCCTCGACCACCTCGCCACCCGGATGCGTCGTAACGCCGAGTCGCTCCTCGTGCTCGCCGGCATCGACTCGGGCCGCCGCGTGCGCGACGCGATGCCCCTCTCGGACGTCATCCGCACCGCCTCGTCCGAGATCGAGCAGTACGACCGCATCGAGCTCGACCTGCCCGTCGACCCGCTGATGCACGGCTTCAACGCCCTGGGCGCGGCGCACCTGCTCGCCGAGCTGCTGGAGAACGCCACGATCTTCTCCGAGCCGGAGACCCCGGTCGAGGTCAAGACCGGCGTCATCGGCGAGTTCGTCGTGGTGCAGATCCTCGACCACGGCCTGGGGATGTCCGACCAGGAGCTCGAGGCCGCCAACATCAAGATCCGGTCCACCGCGGCGAGCGACGCCCTGGGCGCCCAGCGCCTGGGACTCTTCGTGGTCGGCCGGCTCTCGCACCGCCTGGGCGCCGAGATCCGGCTCGCCAAGAGCCAGCGGGGCACCGGCACCGTCACCACCGTCCGATTCCCCGTGACGTTGTTCGCGGCCACTGAGGGCCCGGCCTACGGGTCGACCCAGCAGTCGCCCCCCACGCTGACGGCGTCCTCGGAGCCGGTGCAGGAGCGCTCGCGCCCCCGCGAGGACGAGGCCCCCGTCGTCGAGCCGGTGAACCTCGCCGCCCTGACCGACGGCGCCACATCGCTCGGGCTCCCGCGCCGTCGTCTGCGTGACGACGACTCGGGCGAGATGCCGCTGGCCGGCTCGCTGCCCAAGCGGTCCGCGAAGACCTTCGACGAGGACAACATCGTCCTTCCGGCCCCCACCGAGGCCCGGCTGTCGCCTGAGCTGTCCGCGGAGGGCACCGGCTGGACGCCTGCCATCGCGGCCGCTCCGTCGGCAGGGCTGCCCAGCCGGTCCCGCGCGGCGACGCCGGCATGGCAGGCGCCCGAGGACGCGCCGCCCGCCGCGGCCCCGACGCCCTCGGCTCCGGCCGAGCGCGCAGGGCTCTTCACGGGCTTCCGCGGACGTACTGAGATGCCGGGCGTCGACATGCCCCGGCTCTCGCCGCGAGCCGCAGCCGAGGCTCTCGCCGCGCCCGCCGCCCCCGCCCCCGCCCCCGCGCAGCCGGTCGCCCCGCCCCCGGCGGACGCGCCGCCGCAGCGGCGCAGCGCCCTCGGCTTCGAGATCCCCGGCCTGGTGCCGGACGCTCCCGAGGGCGAGGAGACGCAGGTCTGGACGCCGTCCTGGAGCGACACCGCCGAGACGGCCTACGACGAGCCCGCGTCGGCACATGTCGCCGAGCCCGAGCAGGCGCCCGCCCCGCAGTGGTCGACGCCCACCTGGGACGAGCCGCAGGCCGAGACCCCGGCCTGGAACGACCCGACGCCCGTGCCCGCCGCGAGCTGGGATCAGCCCGTCCAGGCTCCGACGACCTCCAGCCCGAGCTGGGACGAGCCCGCTGCCCCGAGCTGGGAGCAGACGACGCCCGCGTGGGAGCAGGCCGAGCAGGTCGCGTCCGCCGCGCCGGTCGAGGAGCCCGTGGCCCCGTCGCCGCAGACCGCGTACCCCGACTTCACCGCCTACAGCGGGTACACGGGGTGGGCCAACCCGGTCGACGAGACCCGGCCCGCGCCGCAGTTCACCTCGCCGTACTCCTCGACCTACGCCCCGGCGCCCTCGTCCTCGGGGCTCGACGAGTCGCGGGCCTGGGCGGCT
The sequence above is a segment of the Cellulomonas chengniuliangii genome. Coding sequences within it:
- a CDS encoding proteasome activator: MARARVVVVGPDGRPMVMPAVAMGGAAATGQDSQAGAADGQDGSAEQHTTAGLVDQPSKVMRIASMIKQLLDEVRTAPLDEAARVRLAEVHARAIRELEDGISGNLLEELQRLTLPLGQGAVPSDAELRIAQAQLVGWLEGLFQSIQTALVAQQVATQTQQRKALPPGLVPMAQAAQAQAQAAQSGGGQPSADTRPGQYL
- a CDS encoding AGE family epimerase/isomerase, with product MSDRGSRRARDLALAGFDGGACGSWASGASRGSGVASVVSGFVDRRVLDPALVDPALVDPAVVDRALVDFARCGVVARVSAVSASCDAVSASCAARAASSFGLRRFRVAGVSFWSVELLSVDLLILDCHPLRRGPHVPGAAAGPAARVTGMTWLTTPAHARWLEQETDRLLAFGVRSAVSSGGFARLDERGAALDGPAELWITCRMTHVYALGSLLGRPGCAPLVDHGLAALRGMFHDDEHGGWFAEVGADGPTDAGKAAYPHAFVVLATASAAAAGRPGARELLGEALAVSERRFWDDEAGMAVEAWDPAFTELDPYRGVNANMHTVEAYLAAADVTGERVWLDRALRIIERVVHGFARDNAWRIPEHFDSDWVPDLDYNVDTPAHPFRPYGATIGHWLEWARLTLHARAALTTWGDVAPAWMLDDAVALFDAAVAEGWDVDGAPGFVYTVDWTGRPVVRERMHWVVAEGIAAAATLFAATGDPRFDAWYATWWDYAEQHLLDREGGSWWHELGPDNAVSRTVWEGKADLYHAVQATLIPRLPLTPVLAPALAAGLLG
- a CDS encoding NAD(P)H-quinone oxidoreductase → MHAIVVHSPGGPYVLRSAELADPVPQEGEVLLHVAASGVNRADLLQRAGHYPPPPGAPEWPGLEVSGHVAALGPGVAGPEDGGWSVGDPVVALLDGGGYATRARVRATQVLPAPPGIDLVDAAGLPEAVCTAWSNLVDAGGLREGSTVLVHGGSGGVGSVAVQLAKALGARVIATAGGPERAAGCARLGADVVIDHRADDVRATVLEATDGRGVDLILDVLGAGALGENVRMLATGGRLVVIGTQRGRRGELDLGQLMARRASVVGTTLRARPAQEKAAIVAAVRENVWPMLADGRLRPVVHARLPLDDAAAAHELLDSGEVFGKVLLVSPEGPQPAPGPARA
- a CDS encoding nitrate- and nitrite sensing domain-containing protein, yielding MLRRLGIRAKVLAVLAVPMIVLLAAGAYISYDGLRTARSAAAAATVVEVLEGYAPLGVALQQERALSVVNDRDREQLEAARAATNAALAAVKPLTARVDFSQFPSDVVSAFQEAQLSHNESIGAVRELVDSDANTTTLTRGYNTIIQGQISLVSQIADSLENRELGRYVGAYHALMVTAEDLVNELALATSIIRTQGNSDSVLRSYATQTASTEISRDATRVRLASLGQRSLRLPVDDPTSAFNRKRALVSEAAPGSNLPAIDALTEDVNKQLSTISEVSGKVLASAKVVAAKASSEARNTAIVTIAIAVVAALASFAFAIVVSRGIVNPLRRLTGAAQDVRDQLPKLVEQVTVPGEGPGLELVQIPVDSSDEVGQLAAAFNSVNATTLQVAQEQAALRGSIAEMFVNVARRDQVLLNRQLSFIDSLERAEEDPNTLANLFRLDHLATRMRRNAESLLVLAGIDSGRRVRDAMPLSDVIRTASSEIEQYDRIELDLPVDPLMHGFNALGAAHLLAELLENATIFSEPETPVEVKTGVIGEFVVVQILDHGLGMSDQELEAANIKIRSTAASDALGAQRLGLFVVGRLSHRLGAEIRLAKSQRGTGTVTTVRFPVTLFAATEGPAYGSTQQSPPTLTASSEPVQERSRPREDEAPVVEPVNLAALTDGATSLGLPRRRLRDDDSGEMPLAGSLPKRSAKTFDEDNIVLPAPTEARLSPELSAEGTGWTPAIAAAPSAGLPSRSRAATPAWQAPEDAPPAAAPTPSAPAERAGLFTGFRGRTEMPGVDMPRLSPRAAAEALAAPAAPAPAPAQPVAPPPADAPPQRRSALGFEIPGLVPDAPEGEETQVWTPSWSDTAETAYDEPASAHVAEPEQAPAPQWSTPTWDEPQAETPAWNDPTPVPAASWDQPVQAPTTSSPSWDEPAAPSWEQTTPAWEQAEQVASAAPVEEPVAPSPQTAYPDFTAYSGYTGWANPVDETRPAPQFTSPYSSTYAPAPSSSGLDESRAWAAGESDEQPAEQAPAWEPTQAYQEPTHEVPAPVQDVAPQAQPWQEDAPAESLWSAPEQTAEPAWQQPAAPQPAAPQWDETPAAPVADAPWQPAVVEESAPAWGRRRSAAQSEPVEASWSQPVPELVEDEPAQVYRDRDSYAQTEMFTPVEAEAVAEAHAVEPVIAHEPVVPAWAPSMPMSTGPAPAFTDLVQGDDDSDDSKGRRRWSLFGRKKADGSPESRPTSSVPSFHPDPPAPPAQPAPGTFAPRQSAWSTEQAEPAATPAPGLVRRSSVTSPAAEPSGWTPPPTLPEEPAAPAQPPQQVSSFFRPQGPAATAPASWTPPEWSGRGPAAPAAGQPPAPRSAPPSAAPRIGALDDEVAAMLALRSDIQEQALSELSQLSAYRPSAVNGSTGSASLTKRVPVAIPESPPLVTQEATGATGRDADQLRTRLSSFQSGTSRGRRAAEAPIDSPNRHESDPLVEQDQNNPSSPTW